One genomic segment of Mycolicibacterium chubuense NBB4 includes these proteins:
- a CDS encoding flavin-containing monooxygenase, producing MTEFVDVVIVGAGISGISAAWHLQQQNPDKNYLILERREKLGGTWDLFKYPGIRSDSDMYTLGFHFKPWATDQMIADGPSIWNYLNEAAVENGIDKHIRYGHKVLAANWSDEHNRWELTVDRGGEQIQINTGFLWACSGYYNYDEGFSPEFPGAEDFGGTIVHPQHWPEDLDYQGKKVVVIGSGATAITLIPALIDSGAGHVTMLQRTPTYIGSLPDKDPFAARAYRLLPEKTAYTAVRWKAILQATAQYQLARTLPNVFRKALRTMAERRLPEGYDYDRHFSPSYKPWDQRVCLAPNGDLFKAIRKGKADVVTDVIERFTADGIQLKSGEHLKADIIVTATGLNVQFFGGAEVLRNGTPLNLADTVAYRGLMLSGLPNVAFTFGYTNASWTLKADLTSEYVSRLLHYMDVKGYDTVVAPEPGGDVERQPFVDLTSGYIKRALDKLPKSGSKSPWRLKQNYLIDLRVIRNGKLDDGTLEFGKHRSLVEASAADSTT from the coding sequence GCGCTGCGTGGCACCTGCAGCAGCAGAATCCGGACAAGAACTACCTGATCCTCGAGCGCCGGGAGAAGCTGGGCGGCACCTGGGATCTGTTCAAGTACCCGGGCATCCGTTCCGACTCCGACATGTACACCCTCGGATTCCACTTCAAGCCGTGGGCGACGGACCAGATGATCGCCGACGGCCCCTCGATCTGGAACTACCTGAACGAGGCGGCGGTCGAGAACGGCATCGACAAGCACATCCGCTACGGCCACAAGGTGCTCGCGGCGAACTGGTCGGACGAGCACAACCGCTGGGAGCTGACCGTCGACCGGGGCGGTGAGCAGATCCAGATCAACACGGGCTTCCTGTGGGCCTGCAGCGGCTACTACAACTACGACGAGGGTTTCTCGCCCGAGTTTCCCGGTGCCGAGGACTTCGGGGGCACCATCGTGCACCCGCAGCACTGGCCCGAAGATCTCGACTACCAGGGCAAGAAGGTCGTGGTGATCGGCAGCGGGGCCACCGCCATCACGCTCATCCCCGCGCTGATCGACAGCGGCGCCGGCCACGTCACCATGCTGCAGCGCACACCCACCTACATCGGGTCGCTGCCCGACAAGGACCCCTTCGCCGCACGCGCCTACCGGCTGCTGCCGGAGAAGACCGCCTACACGGCCGTGCGCTGGAAGGCGATCCTGCAGGCCACCGCGCAGTACCAGCTCGCCCGGACGCTGCCGAACGTCTTCCGAAAGGCGTTGCGCACCATGGCCGAACGGCGGCTGCCCGAGGGCTACGACTACGACAGGCATTTCAGTCCCAGTTACAAGCCGTGGGATCAGCGCGTCTGCCTCGCCCCGAACGGCGACCTCTTCAAGGCCATCCGCAAGGGCAAGGCCGACGTGGTCACCGACGTGATCGAACGGTTCACCGCCGACGGCATCCAGCTGAAGTCGGGCGAGCATCTGAAGGCCGACATCATCGTCACCGCAACGGGATTGAACGTGCAGTTCTTCGGCGGCGCCGAGGTCCTGCGTAACGGCACACCGCTGAACCTCGCCGATACCGTGGCCTACCGGGGATTGATGCTGTCCGGTCTGCCGAATGTGGCGTTCACCTTCGGTTACACCAACGCCTCCTGGACGCTCAAGGCCGACCTGACGTCGGAGTACGTCAGCCGCCTGTTGCATTACATGGACGTCAAGGGCTACGACACCGTGGTCGCGCCGGAGCCGGGCGGCGACGTCGAGCGCCAACCGTTCGTCGACCTGACCTCCGGCTACATCAAGCGGGCGCTCGACAAGCTACCGAAGTCGGGATCGAAATCCCCGTGGCGGCTCAAGCAGAACTACCTCATCGATCTGCGGGTGATCCGCAACGGCAAGCTGGACGACGGCACGCTGGAGTTCGGCAAGCACCGTTCCCTGGTGGAGGCCAGCGCCGCTGACTCGACGACGTGA
- a CDS encoding alpha/beta fold hydrolase codes for MIDPQTLTLKLPHLDVTALSWGPPDGRLVLCLHGFPDSAWGWRKMAPLLAEQGLWVVAPFSRGYAPTGPAPDGGYHIGALMYDALAVHGALGAPADAVVIGHDWGAFTASALAAYPDSPFAVHVTMAVAPVGVIGRARGSVVRQLRMLPRQLRNSWYILFFQLPEVPERLLSSVIPRLWRDWGPPGYRTEAELSDALAALPSPAHRKAAVGYYRALVRPGRPAPRYADLHKWSFEVPRRPLLHLQGEQDGAMLPEYAESVKPGLPAGSEVQMIPSAGHFLQIERPDVTAEAVLAYLGAR; via the coding sequence GTGATCGATCCCCAGACGCTGACTCTGAAACTGCCTCATCTCGACGTCACGGCGCTGTCGTGGGGACCGCCCGACGGGCGACTCGTCCTGTGCCTGCACGGCTTCCCCGACAGCGCGTGGGGTTGGCGGAAGATGGCTCCACTGCTGGCGGAGCAAGGTCTGTGGGTCGTCGCGCCCTTCTCGCGGGGATACGCTCCGACAGGCCCGGCGCCCGACGGCGGCTACCACATCGGCGCCTTGATGTACGACGCGCTGGCGGTGCACGGTGCGCTCGGTGCACCGGCCGATGCCGTGGTCATCGGCCACGACTGGGGCGCGTTCACCGCCAGCGCGCTGGCGGCCTACCCCGACTCGCCGTTCGCCGTGCACGTCACGATGGCGGTGGCGCCGGTGGGCGTCATCGGCCGGGCCCGCGGTTCGGTCGTCCGCCAGTTGCGGATGCTGCCCCGCCAACTGCGCAACAGCTGGTACATCCTGTTCTTCCAGCTGCCCGAGGTGCCAGAGCGGCTGCTGTCCAGCGTGATTCCGCGGCTGTGGCGCGACTGGGGTCCGCCGGGGTACCGCACCGAGGCCGAGCTCTCCGATGCCCTGGCCGCGCTGCCCAGCCCCGCGCACCGGAAGGCCGCCGTCGGTTACTACCGCGCTCTGGTGCGGCCGGGCCGGCCGGCGCCGCGCTACGCCGACCTGCACAAGTGGAGCTTCGAGGTGCCCCGCCGGCCCCTGCTGCACCTGCAGGGCGAACAGGACGGCGCGATGTTGCCCGAGTACGCGGAATCGGTGAAGCCGGGGCTGCCGGCGGGCAGTGAAGTGCAGATGATCCCGTCCGCCGGTCACTTCCTGCAGATCGAGCGCCCGGACGTGACGGCTGAGGCCGTCCTGGCGTATCTCGGCGCGCGCTAA
- a CDS encoding M28 family metallopeptidase — protein sequence MALVGCGRDTLPAPAPPSDPSAAGRFADSLAHKVTVDATMAHLRKLQEIADANGGNRALGSKGYDASVDYVAKTLRDKGFDVQTPDFEVKRPWSDEPSLTVADAKIGAKPLEYTIGTAAGGVSGPIVAARAGDDTPGCTPSDYDGLPTQGAVVVVDRGSCPFGAKQTIAADRGAVALIVANNEDEGDLVGATLGENTPVKIPVIGVTKAAGAQLRGQQGSPATISLNAGVRVERTRNVIAQTKTGSTSDVVMVGSHLDSVPEGPGINDNGSGVAAILETALQLGTSPPVQNAVRFGFWGAEEEGLLGSSNYVESLDVDHLKDIALYLNFDMLGSPNPGYFTYDGDQSTAPEPGKIPRVPEGSAGIERSLAAYLDRAGKPAQDTAFDGRSDYDGFTKAGVPSGGLFSGAEEKKNAQQAGVWGGQADQPFDPNYHKDTDTLDHVDRTALQIHGSGVAYAVGLYAQDQRGRNGIPVRDDRTRHQISPS from the coding sequence ATGGCACTCGTCGGCTGCGGCCGCGACACCCTACCCGCTCCGGCACCTCCGTCGGATCCGTCCGCCGCAGGCCGGTTCGCCGACTCGCTGGCGCACAAGGTCACCGTGGACGCCACGATGGCGCACCTGCGCAAACTGCAGGAGATCGCCGACGCCAACGGTGGCAATCGTGCGCTCGGCTCCAAGGGGTACGACGCCAGCGTCGACTATGTCGCAAAGACGCTGCGAGACAAAGGGTTCGACGTTCAGACGCCGGATTTCGAAGTGAAGCGGCCGTGGTCCGACGAGCCGTCGCTGACCGTGGCCGACGCCAAGATCGGTGCCAAGCCGCTCGAGTACACCATCGGCACGGCGGCGGGTGGCGTATCCGGGCCGATCGTCGCCGCTCGCGCCGGCGACGACACCCCGGGCTGCACACCCAGCGACTACGACGGGTTGCCCACCCAGGGTGCGGTGGTGGTGGTCGATCGCGGGTCGTGCCCCTTCGGGGCCAAGCAGACCATCGCCGCGGACCGCGGCGCGGTGGCGTTGATCGTCGCAAACAACGAGGACGAGGGCGACCTGGTCGGCGCAACGCTCGGGGAGAACACCCCGGTGAAGATCCCGGTCATCGGCGTGACGAAGGCCGCCGGCGCCCAGTTGCGCGGTCAACAGGGCAGCCCGGCGACGATCAGCCTCAATGCCGGCGTGCGCGTCGAGCGGACACGCAATGTGATCGCGCAGACCAAGACCGGATCGACCTCCGATGTCGTGATGGTCGGGTCGCACCTCGACAGCGTCCCGGAGGGACCAGGCATCAACGACAACGGCTCGGGGGTGGCCGCGATCCTGGAAACCGCTCTGCAACTGGGCACTTCGCCCCCGGTCCAGAATGCCGTCCGGTTCGGATTCTGGGGCGCCGAGGAGGAGGGCCTGCTGGGTTCGAGCAACTACGTCGAATCGCTCGACGTCGACCACCTCAAAGACATTGCGCTGTACCTCAACTTCGACATGCTCGGCTCGCCCAACCCCGGGTACTTCACCTACGACGGCGACCAGTCGACGGCGCCGGAGCCCGGCAAGATCCCCCGCGTGCCCGAGGGTTCGGCGGGGATCGAGCGAAGCCTGGCCGCCTACCTCGACCGGGCGGGCAAGCCCGCGCAGGACACGGCCTTCGACGGCAGATCCGACTACGACGGCTTCACCAAGGCGGGAGTGCCGTCGGGCGGCCTCTTCTCGGGTGCGGAGGAGAAGAAGAACGCCCAGCAGGCCGGCGTCTGGGGCGGTCAGGCCGACCAGCCGTTCGACCCGAACTACCACAAGGACACCGACACGCTCGACCACGTCGACCGCACCGCCCTGCAGATCCACGGCAGCGGCGTGGCCTACGCGGTGGGTCTGTACGCTCAGGATCAACGCGGGCGCAACGGGATTCCCGTCCGCGACGACCGCACGCGGCACCAGATCTCCCCGTCGTGA
- a CDS encoding M28 family peptidase, translating to MRVRWTLGVAVAVAAAIGITAACASSTPGPRLAQELADRVTPDNVYAHLAELQKIADSHDGNRADGTPGYQASVDYVVKTLRDKGFDVQTPEFQRLSGSEGGRPALTIAGRGYRVDQASLLLTTEPGGLRAESLRPRRSAGCSASDYGSASVKGAITVVDDSGCSIVDKHATAVAEGAVGMLVVSKATPANPVGAPPGLFTPGYYRQFTIPVGIIDPTADSALRRTNSPVTLVLDNKPVMTTSRNVVAQTKAGNTDNVVMVGAHLDSVRSGAGINDNGSGVAAVLETAAQLGANPKGGNAVRFAFWGAGEIGQDGATAYLRSLDEKQLGDVALYLDIDTIGSPNAGYFTDDGDQSAQAGAKVAPVPPGSAGIERTFAGRLNLAGVRPADMPLGRATDYAPFLAAGIPVGGVTAGSSQIKTDVQARIWGGQAGVAFDPDYHTPRDTIDHVNRDALGILASSAAFAVGTYAQSIEGANGVPARDHRNRRTP from the coding sequence GTGAGAGTCCGGTGGACCCTGGGCGTCGCCGTCGCCGTCGCCGCGGCGATCGGTATCACCGCCGCCTGCGCCTCGAGTACGCCCGGGCCGCGGCTGGCCCAGGAGCTCGCGGACAGGGTGACCCCCGACAACGTCTATGCACACCTCGCCGAGCTGCAGAAGATCGCCGACAGCCACGACGGGAATCGAGCCGACGGCACGCCGGGCTACCAGGCCAGCGTCGACTATGTCGTGAAGACGCTGCGCGACAAGGGCTTCGACGTGCAGACTCCCGAGTTCCAGCGGCTCTCCGGCTCCGAGGGCGGCAGGCCGGCGCTGACCATCGCCGGGCGGGGATACCGGGTGGACCAAGCCTCTCTGCTGTTGACCACCGAGCCGGGCGGACTGCGCGCGGAATCGCTGCGTCCCCGCCGGTCGGCCGGATGTTCGGCGTCCGACTACGGCAGCGCCTCGGTCAAGGGGGCGATCACGGTCGTCGACGACAGCGGATGCTCGATCGTCGACAAGCACGCGACCGCCGTCGCCGAGGGGGCGGTCGGAATGCTGGTGGTCAGCAAGGCCACACCCGCAAATCCCGTCGGCGCGCCGCCGGGCCTGTTCACCCCCGGCTACTACCGCCAGTTCACGATCCCCGTCGGCATCATCGATCCCACCGCGGATTCCGCTCTGCGGCGGACGAATTCGCCGGTGACCCTGGTGCTCGACAACAAGCCGGTGATGACCACCTCCCGCAATGTCGTCGCGCAGACCAAGGCCGGCAACACCGACAACGTGGTCATGGTGGGCGCCCACCTGGACAGTGTGCGGTCCGGTGCGGGCATCAACGACAACGGCTCCGGGGTGGCAGCGGTGCTCGAGACGGCCGCGCAACTCGGTGCCAACCCGAAGGGCGGCAACGCCGTTCGGTTCGCGTTCTGGGGCGCCGGCGAGATCGGTCAGGACGGTGCCACGGCCTATCTGCGCTCGCTGGACGAGAAGCAACTCGGCGACGTCGCGCTGTATCTCGACATCGACACGATCGGCTCCCCGAACGCGGGTTACTTCACCGACGACGGCGACCAGTCGGCCCAGGCCGGGGCGAAGGTCGCACCTGTGCCGCCGGGGTCGGCCGGGATCGAACGCACCTTCGCGGGCCGGTTGAACCTGGCCGGCGTCCGGCCGGCCGACATGCCACTCGGTCGTGCCACCGACTACGCGCCGTTCCTGGCCGCGGGAATACCCGTGGGCGGTGTCACCGCAGGGTCGTCTCAGATCAAAACCGATGTGCAGGCACGTATCTGGGGCGGGCAGGCGGGCGTGGCGTTCGACCCGGACTACCACACACCCCGCGACACGATTGACCACGTCAACCGCGATGCGCTGGGGATTCTGGCGTCGTCGGCGGCGTTCGCGGTGGGTACCTACGCGCAATCGATCGAGGGTGCGAACGGGGTGCCGGCGCGGGATCACCGCAACCGACGCACGCCGTAG
- a CDS encoding uracil-xanthine permease family protein yields MPVAWKRVDSRSDPDFVVAPDERLSWPRTIGLGAQHVVAMFGATFLVPVLTGFPPATTLLFSGVGTILFLLITGNRLPSYLGSSFSVIAPVTAAVTSEGTGSALGGLVAVGVLLIGVGAVVHVVGTRWLDLVLPPVVTGAIVALIGFNLAPAAKANFEKGPLVGFVTLVLLIGVLAFFRGMIGRLAIFLAVVAGYVLALALGEVDTSGIAGAPWIGLPEFQTPAFTLSVLPMFLPAVIALIAENIGHVKSVGQMTRRDMDPLMGRALAADGVATTLAGLGGGSATTTYAENIGVMAATRVYSTAAYWVAAVVAIALSLCPKVGAVISAIPPGVLGGATVVLYGLVGILGVRIWLTNHVDFAKPVNQMTAAIPLIIGIADFTWQLGRLTFTGIALGSIAALVIYHGMRLLGFRQVREEPRDRDSAADVGPGAAS; encoded by the coding sequence ATGCCCGTTGCCTGGAAACGCGTCGATTCGCGATCCGATCCCGACTTCGTCGTGGCACCCGACGAACGCCTGAGCTGGCCGCGCACCATCGGTCTGGGCGCACAGCACGTCGTCGCGATGTTCGGGGCGACGTTCCTGGTGCCGGTTCTCACCGGCTTCCCGCCGGCCACCACGCTGTTGTTCTCGGGCGTCGGCACGATTCTGTTCCTGCTCATCACGGGTAACCGACTGCCGAGCTATCTCGGGTCCAGCTTCTCGGTCATCGCACCCGTCACCGCCGCGGTGACCTCCGAGGGCACCGGCAGTGCGCTGGGGGGGCTTGTGGCCGTGGGTGTGCTGCTCATCGGTGTGGGCGCAGTCGTGCACGTGGTCGGCACGCGCTGGCTGGATCTGGTGCTGCCGCCGGTGGTGACCGGCGCGATCGTCGCACTCATCGGCTTCAACCTGGCGCCGGCGGCGAAGGCCAACTTCGAGAAGGGACCACTCGTCGGCTTCGTCACGCTGGTCCTGCTGATCGGTGTGCTCGCGTTCTTCCGCGGCATGATCGGCAGGTTGGCGATCTTCCTCGCGGTGGTCGCCGGCTACGTCCTGGCGCTGGCGCTGGGCGAGGTCGACACCTCGGGCATCGCGGGGGCGCCGTGGATCGGTCTGCCCGAGTTCCAGACACCGGCGTTCACGCTGTCGGTGCTGCCGATGTTCCTGCCGGCCGTGATCGCGTTGATCGCCGAGAACATCGGCCACGTGAAATCGGTCGGCCAGATGACCCGCAGAGACATGGATCCGCTGATGGGCCGCGCGCTGGCCGCCGACGGGGTGGCCACCACACTGGCCGGTCTGGGCGGCGGATCGGCGACCACGACCTACGCCGAGAACATCGGGGTGATGGCGGCGACGCGGGTGTACTCGACCGCCGCGTACTGGGTCGCCGCCGTGGTCGCGATCGCGTTGTCGTTGTGCCCCAAGGTCGGTGCGGTGATCTCGGCCATTCCACCGGGAGTGCTGGGCGGTGCGACGGTCGTGCTGTACGGTCTGGTCGGGATTCTCGGTGTGCGGATCTGGCTGACCAATCATGTGGACTTCGCCAAACCCGTCAACCAGATGACCGCGGCGATCCCGTTGATCATCGGCATCGCCGACTTCACCTGGCAGCTGGGCAGACTGACGTTCACGGGCATCGCGCTCGGGTCGATCGCCGCGCTGGTGATCTATCACGGCATGCGACTGCTCGGATTCAGGCAGGTTCGGGAAGAGCCGCGCGACCGCGACTCCGCCGCTGATGTCGGACCGGGCGCAGCATCCTGA
- a CDS encoding MarR family winged helix-turn-helix transcriptional regulator: MADTLDPAQMRAYFALMEAVSLLQYAVRRQLQADGDLSYVQFEILAKLADADRPLTMTDLADGVVYSRSGLTHQAGLLENAGLITRQTSPHDQRATVVAITEAGRARVGAVLPGHVEVVRDLLFDSLSDRDVRTLGDMMSRARDHMRARPPRSAAPRSRHAPP, translated from the coding sequence ATGGCGGACACGCTCGACCCGGCGCAGATGCGCGCCTACTTCGCTCTCATGGAGGCGGTCAGTCTCCTCCAGTACGCCGTGCGCCGGCAGCTGCAGGCCGACGGCGACCTGAGCTACGTGCAGTTCGAGATCCTGGCCAAGCTCGCCGACGCCGATCGGCCGCTCACCATGACCGACCTGGCCGACGGCGTGGTGTACAGCCGCAGCGGTCTGACTCACCAGGCGGGCCTTTTGGAGAACGCGGGATTGATCACCCGGCAGACCAGCCCACACGACCAGCGCGCCACGGTGGTCGCGATCACCGAGGCGGGTCGGGCCCGCGTCGGAGCTGTTCTGCCCGGTCACGTCGAGGTCGTCCGCGACCTGCTGTTCGACTCGCTGTCGGACCGAGACGTGCGGACGCTCGGCGACATGATGAGTCGGGCCCGCGACCACATGCGCGCCCGGCCGCCCCGCTCGGCGGCCCCGCGGAGCCGCCACGCTCCCCCGTGA
- a CDS encoding potassium-transporting ATPase codes for MGEPVSVVIYLVLTVAIFVLLGLAQKWVERL; via the coding sequence GTGGGAGAACCCGTGTCCGTAGTCATCTATCTCGTGCTGACGGTGGCGATCTTCGTCCTGCTCGGCCTCGCGCAGAAATGGGTCGAACGGCTGTGA
- the kdpF gene encoding K(+)-transporting ATPase subunit F: MSDDNIVGLVLSILVAVFLFAALLFPERF, translated from the coding sequence GTGAGTGACGACAACATCGTCGGCCTGGTGCTGTCGATCCTCGTCGCCGTGTTCCTCTTCGCCGCGCTGCTCTTCCCGGAGAGGTTCTAG
- the kdpA gene encoding potassium-transporting ATPase subunit KdpA, giving the protein MSTTTAGTLFLATLVVALSAVHVPLGDYMYRVYSSERHLGGERVIYRLIGADPKSEQTWGSYARSVLAFSAVSILFLFILQLVQGRLPLHLHDPATPMTPALAWNTAVSFVTNTNWQAYAGESTQGHLVQMTGLAVQNFASAAVGMAVAVAFVRGLARRSTGELGNFWVDLVRGSIRVLLPLSIVGAVILVAGGVIQNFHLHDQVVDTIAGARQTVPGGPVASQEVIKELGTNGGGFFNVNSAHPFENPTTWTNWTEIFLLLVISFSLPRTFGRMVGSKKQGYAIVAVMGVIAALSVSLMLLFQLQAHGTVPTAAGAAMEGVEQRFGVANSAVFADATTLTSTGAVDSFHDSYTSLGGMVTLFNMQLGEVAPGGTGSGLYGMLILAIITVFVAGLMVGRTPEYLGKKITPREIKLAATYFLITPLIVLTGTAVAMAMPGQRAGMLNTGPHGLSEVLYAFTSAANNNGSAFAGISVNTEWYNTALGLAMVFGRFLPIIFALALAGSLAQQGRTPPSIGTLPTHRPQFVGMVAGVTVILVALTFFPMLALGPLAEGIH; this is encoded by the coding sequence GTGAGCACCACGACCGCGGGAACCCTCTTCCTGGCAACGCTTGTCGTCGCCCTCTCAGCCGTGCATGTGCCGCTGGGCGACTACATGTACCGCGTCTACTCCAGCGAGAGGCACCTCGGCGGCGAGCGCGTAATCTACCGGCTGATCGGTGCCGACCCGAAGTCGGAGCAGACCTGGGGCTCCTACGCCCGCAGTGTGCTCGCGTTCTCAGCCGTCAGCATCCTGTTCCTGTTCATCCTGCAACTGGTGCAGGGCAGGCTGCCGCTGCACCTCCATGATCCGGCCACGCCGATGACCCCGGCGCTGGCCTGGAACACCGCGGTCAGCTTCGTCACCAACACCAACTGGCAGGCATATGCGGGTGAATCGACTCAGGGCCACCTCGTGCAGATGACCGGGCTGGCGGTGCAGAATTTCGCCTCGGCCGCCGTCGGTATGGCCGTCGCGGTGGCATTCGTACGCGGACTCGCCCGCCGCAGCACCGGCGAACTCGGCAACTTCTGGGTCGACCTGGTGCGGGGCAGCATCCGTGTGCTGCTTCCCCTTTCGATCGTCGGCGCCGTGATCCTGGTCGCCGGGGGTGTCATCCAGAATTTCCACCTGCACGACCAGGTCGTCGACACGATCGCCGGTGCGCGCCAGACCGTCCCCGGCGGGCCTGTCGCCAGCCAGGAGGTGATCAAGGAACTCGGCACCAACGGCGGCGGCTTCTTCAACGTCAACTCCGCCCACCCGTTCGAGAACCCGACCACATGGACGAACTGGACCGAGATCTTCCTGCTGCTCGTCATCAGCTTCTCACTGCCGCGCACCTTCGGGCGGATGGTCGGCAGCAAGAAACAGGGGTACGCCATCGTGGCCGTCATGGGTGTGATCGCCGCCCTGAGCGTCAGCCTGATGCTCCTCTTCCAGCTGCAGGCCCACGGCACGGTCCCGACCGCCGCCGGCGCCGCCATGGAGGGTGTGGAGCAGCGGTTCGGTGTCGCGAACTCTGCGGTCTTCGCCGACGCCACCACGTTGACGTCGACGGGAGCCGTCGACTCCTTCCACGACTCCTACACGAGCCTCGGCGGCATGGTGACCCTGTTCAACATGCAGCTGGGCGAAGTGGCGCCCGGTGGCACCGGGTCGGGCCTGTACGGGATGCTGATCCTGGCCATCATCACGGTGTTCGTCGCCGGCCTGATGGTGGGGCGCACACCGGAATACCTCGGGAAGAAGATCACACCCCGCGAAATCAAGTTGGCTGCAACGTATTTCCTCATCACACCGCTCATCGTGCTGACCGGGACCGCGGTGGCGATGGCGATGCCCGGTCAACGTGCAGGCATGCTCAACACCGGGCCGCACGGCTTGTCCGAGGTGCTGTACGCCTTCACGTCCGCGGCCAACAACAACGGCTCGGCGTTCGCGGGCATCAGCGTCAACACCGAGTGGTACAACACCGCACTGGGGTTGGCGATGGTGTTCGGCCGGTTCCTGCCGATCATCTTCGCCCTGGCGCTCGCCGGGTCCCTCGCGCAGCAGGGCAGGACACCACCGTCCATCGGCACACTGCCCACCCATCGGCCGCAGTTCGTCGGCATGGTCGCCGGCGTGACGGTGATCCTGGTCGCTCTGACCTTCTTCCCCATGCTCGCGCTCGGACCTCTCGCTGAAGGAATCCACTGA